GTTTGGCTATCTCACAGCAATGGACATCCGAGGGGTAGCAAAGAGAGGTTCGTTAAGGGGTGGCCAGGATGGCTGCTGGCTCAGATCCTTCTCCAGCCTCTTGAACAGCTTTCTGGATGCCTTCTTCCGGCGCAGCTTACGCAAGCAGCCCAGCAATCCATAGTCCAGCGCAGTCTGTGGCAAAGATACAAGAAAAGCAGGTTGTGGGGGTTTCTTGGACAGATCCATGAGAATGGTGGTCTTACAAACCTTTGCTTTGCTACTCACCTCCAGCACgaaggcagagaagaaattgaGCGTGGCGAttcccaacagcagcagcttgaagTTCAAGTCATCAATGTCGCGCAGCTTCAGCAGGGTTTTGGGGAAGCCCAACGGGTACAGGGTCAGCCATATCATGAGGCCGAAGAGGAGCATGAGGACCACCAGGAAGAGCACTGAGGGCGAGGAGGGAGAGAGTTGAGGAGGGAGATGAAAGCGTGAGGTCTCCCCTTGCTCACGGCCAGCCCCATCCTCACCGTTGGTGTAGAGTGGCTCTCGAAATGGGTACCCCTTGGACATGGCAACGGCCAGAATGAGGTACTGGAAGCCAGTGATGCAGAAGAGGACTGTGTTCTCGTAATTGGGCAGGTTTTGGGGAGCTGTCACCGTGCTGTTCAGTGGCACATACCTAAAGAGAAGAGACAGAGGATCAGCGTGGCGACTGAAGTTGACTTTCGGTGCCAACCCCCTTGGCTTTGGCCAGCGCCATCCGCGTTGACTTTGGCCAACGACTTCCCCATGGCCAGGCCCCGTACCAGCTCTGAGAAACGGTGATGAAGTAGCTGAGGACTTGCACAGTGATGAGCAGAGCagtctgcaggagcaggctgcccagcaccgcCACGCTGATCAGTGCCCCTTGGGGCCGGcgcacccccagctccttggCAGGACCCGTGCGGCCCATCAGCACGGCCACAGTGGTGGTGATGATCAGGTCGAAGAAGAGAAACTGGAAGTCGCTCAGGTTGGTGTTGATCTGGGAGGGAGACACGGAATGCTCTCAGCTATGGGGACACGCCGTGGGAGAAAAcccaggagcagggaggggaccAGGCATCCCTGAGTATTGCTGACGGATGCAGGGCggtcctcctccacctcccacGGCCCTGCTGATGCATCCCATCCCCAGGACAGATGGACTCACTGTgtagagcagcagcacagacacaaaCTGCACCAGGCTGTACAGGGCCATGTACTTAAAGACCCCGAAGGAGGTGACCAGCGAGcaccttccctccctgcagcgAGAACCAccatcagcacagcagcagagccctgccacAAACCCCATCCCAAAGAGGGGATGGAGGCACTGAGAAGCCCCTGTGGGTTCTCCGCTCACCGGATGACCGTGGGCACACACTCAATGTTGGCGTGGCAGGAGGTGAAGGGCGATGCCACGGACGCTTCAGCCTCCGAAAGCGAAATGCCCACGTCGGCCGCCTTCAGCGCCCCACAGTCATTGGCCCCGTCCCCACACATCCCCACGCAGTAGCTGCAGAAGAAGTAGAGTTTGTAACGCTGGCACAGGGAGATTTGGGGTTTTCAAGGTCGAATCTCGGCGTTCGGGATAGTTTGGGAAAGGGCAGGATGCGAACAGCACGCTGGGAAAGCCTCCAGCACCCAAGAGATGCCTCGTGTCCCCTtgctccccgctgccccccaAGCCTCGGGGCTGGGGCACTCACTCgagctcctgcaggctgcacacCAGCTGAGTCTTCTGCTCCGGTGACATGCGGGCAAACACAGTGGCTCGGACAAGGATCTGCAAGGAGGGGATGGCTTGGTCCCAGCGACCAGCACCCCACAGATGGGACGTGGACGGGGATGGGGACTCACCTTGGGCAGCAGGTCAGGGAAGTGCTCCTGAAGCACAGCGAAGGATTTCCCATTCAGCGCCAGGTGCAGGCGGCCGTCCCACTGCTGGGCATCCTGCATCGGGCAGAGCAGTCCATCAGCGTGCTACAAGACAGGCAGCACGTTTTTGGGACTGCTTCTCAGCTCACCTCTGGCTGCTTCTCGCCCTGCGAGAGCTCCGCGGGGATGAACTTGACAGATGCAGGCTGGTCGCGGCCGGGCGGCGAAGCAGTGACAAAGATGACCCGCTCGGTCGGTCCCAccatgcagcagctcctggccacATTCACAGCCGTCAGCATGTTGTCTCCtgcaggtggtggtggtgtgagTAGTTGTGTAGTACCATGGAGTAACCAAACCTAGGCTGGCACGGCGCTCAGAgctctgcttgctttgctgGAAACCCCCCCCCAGGGCACTGCGTGGGCTGTGCACATCGGGGTGCTGACAGGACATGGGCTTTTACGCTGCTGATGGTGTAACAGTGGTGTAACAGGGGCTTTGCTGCTCAGTGCGCTCACCCCAGCTCTAAGGGTGTTGGTTGCAGAAGCAGCCGACACCTCCCGACCTCTCCAAACCCACCAGCAAGGGATGCAAAAGGGACGCGATGCAAACAAGTCGTGGGGACGTACGTAAAACAGGGTCTGGGACTCCTAACAACCCTTCACCCTaatcccagccccacaccctaGCACCTAGCTTCAGCTCGTAATCCCTAACCTCAGCCTCTAAACCCAGAACCTAACCCCTAAACCCCAATCCCATAACCACTAAACCTCAGTCCCATAACCCCTAAACCCTAAACCCCAATCCCACGTCTCCTAACCCTCCAATCCCATGTCCCCTAACCCCAAAACCCCAATCCCTCGTCTCCTAACCCCCGATCCCATGTCCCCTAACCCCCAATCCCATGACCCACAATCCCTAGACCCCAATCCCACGTCCCCTCGGCCCCTAGACCCCAATCCCATGACCCACAACCCCTAGACCCCAATCCCACGTCTCCTAACCCCAAAACCCCAATCCCATGACCCACAACCCTAGACGCCAATCCCACGTCCCCTTGGCCCCTAGACCCCAATCCCATGACCCACAACCCCTAGACCTCAATCCCACGTCTCCTAACCCCCAATCCCATGTCCCCTAACCCCAAAACCCCAATCCCATGACCCACAACCCCCCAAAACCCCAATCCCACGTCCCCTAGACCCCCTAGACCCCAATCCCTCAACCCCTAGACCCACAGCCCCCACCTCCCGCTGGGGTCTCACCACTGACCCGTGCTGTCAGAACCCCGCAGCCCCTCCTTGCCcaccctccctcccccagccccgtgtccccatggcagTGCCACCTGTCACCATGACGGGACGCACGCCGGCGTTCCTCAGCAGCGTGATCACGGGCGCCGATTCCATCTTGAGGACGTTCTTCATCACCAGGAAGCCCAGGAAGCTCAGGTCGCtctctgctgcatccctgccGGGCACAGCGAGCTGCACGGCACCACCTCCCAAACCACAAGGAAAGGATGCAGGGTCGGGGGCGAGGGGGAGAGTGCAAACCTCTGACAAACACCAAACCCAACACCAAAGCCAACGGGACCTAAAGCCAAAGCTGCGTGCACCGACCTCGTCAGCTCCAGGGCGTCCTCGAAGCTCCTCACCGCGCTCAGGGGTCTGCAGGCCAAGGCCAGCACGCGGAAACCGTCGGCGCTGTAGTGCCGCAGCACCTGGGAGAAATCCGCGGGCACTGCCGCGGGGACAGCGGGCTCCCAACGGCTCCCAAAGGCACGGGGACAGGAAGGCAGCGTGGGAACGCACCCGTCTCCGTGCTGCAGAGGCTGGCCACCACCTCCGGGGCCCCTTTGAGGTAGAGCCAGGTCACGTCGTCCCCGGGCAGCTTCGTGAGGACGCTCATCCGCTGCAGGgtggaggagaaggggaagcgGCGCAGGATGCCCAGGGGCGAGCGGTGCTTCTGGAAGGCATCGCAACCCAGGAGTGTGAAGGGCGGCACTCGGGGTTGCAATTTGGGGACAGAATCATTGAGCCACGAAGAAGACCTCTCAGGTAGAGCCCAACCACCGACCCATCCCCAGCGTGACCATTTATAGCCCCTAACCCTAACATCGTAAAATCATGAtggctggagaagacctctgagGTCACCGAGCTCAATAACCAGCCCACCCCACAATGCCcgctgtgtccctcagtgccacatctccacggttcttaACCCTCTCTGGGGACGGTGACCCCAACACCTCCCCGGGCGGCAGTGCCAGCACATCACCGCTCCTttggaaatgacatttttcttagcACCCAACCGGGACCTCCCCGCTGGACGCTGCGAGGCACTCACCCTGCCCGGCGGCTGTTCTTCCTCGGGTGGAGGGTTCATCGTGGCCAACACCTTTGTCCCAAAGCGCTGCAAGCCGGGCAGCTCCCTTTCATCGCCCTCCTCCGCCATCTCCAGGCGCTGGAAGCAAGGCACAAGCACAACGCGTGCCACCACCCTCCACACACCAATCCCACCGCTCCCCTTACCCAGCCGGTGGATTCCAGCATCTTGAGGTCCACGGGGTCCCCGACGGGCTGGCCCTGCAGCAACGTGATGCTGTGGCAGGCGGCCAGAGCATGGAGCAGGGGACCGGCGGGCAGGCGACGCGGCTCGTGGACGATGGGCATGAAGTGTCCGTCCTCCAGGGAGACCACCCCCCACACATCCAAACCTTCCTCTGTCAGCGTCCCCGTCTGCAGGGTGGGGGAGCACGGTGGGGGTCACAGGAGCAGCTCCGAGCTGGGAGCCAAGGCGTGAAGCCGGGCCAAGCACTCACCTTGTCGAAGCACACCAGGCGGATCTTCCCGCACAGGTTGATGCGGGGTGGGCTGAGCGTGGAACCACAGgatgattaaggttggaaaaggccacgACGAGCATCcggtccaaccccaacccacccctcACCGTGCTCACatccctcagcgccacatctccacgttgaacacctccagggacggggaccccaccccctccctgggcagcccgtggTGACGCAGCACCGCTCTTCCTGTCCCTAATGCCCAACCTGATGCAGAAGATGCCACGTTTCTTCAGCCTGTTCTGGGCGTAGATGGAGCCCACGGTCAtggcagctgggagagcaggCGGGACAATGACAGTGATCAGGTCGAGGGCACGGATGATGATTTGCCCCATGGGAACCTGGCGGGCGAGGCGCGTAAATGGGGTGAGCATCCTGACAGCATCAGCTGGTGGATCTTCATGGCTGATGGCTTCACCCTACCTGGTTTTTCACCATGATGAGGATGCTGTACAGCGTGCCAATAAAAGCTGCGCAGAGAAAAGAACGGGCTGCGGTACAAAGACAAGAGATGGGGATTCCACCACAATGAGGAATTTGGCTGCTCCAGGCAATGCCTCCCTACCCAGCACAGCGAGGAACAGCACAAACTTCACAGCATCCTTGTAGAACTTGAAGGTCACGGGCTTGGGGTAGAGGATGGAGCTGATCAGGTCACCTTTAGCTGTGCAAAACCCTATGGGGTAAGAGCAGGAGGACCTCAACGCACGCTCAAAGCCACCACTCCGAGGTGACACAACGTGTCCACGCCGTGCTACCTGTACGGGTGACAAcagccagcacctcctgccccacgTAGGACCTGGCCTGGATGACGTGCGTCCCACAGAACAGCGTGTGCCTCTGGTGCTCCTTGGGGCTATAGATGGTGCCCGCAGCCCCTCCACCATCTGGGAGAGGCGTCTTCAGCACCGGCACGCTTTCCCCTACAGGAAGAACCCAGCAGTGATGAGCGTTGCTAATTTCTAAGCAGGGGGGTGGACGCGAGGATGGGACGGGGACGCTGGGATGCTCTCACCCGTCAGCATGCTCTCGTTGACCATGCACTCGCCCGTCAGCAGCGCGGCGTCGCAGGGGACCAGCACGCCGTCCAAGGGCAGGCTGATGCAGTCACCTggcaccagctctgcagagctcaccACCGCCTCCTCTGCTGGGACAGCACCCAGAGCTTCCTTTGCACCCAGAGCCCAAACCACCCCAATGCTATTCCACAGGGTATAAGAGCCACCACTCATCCGAGCCCCTTTCCGAGCACGCAGAGAGGTGCTGAGACACCAGCTCATGGTTGGGGTGCTCCCATTGGGTCTCCCAGCAGGAAAACCCAAGCATGTTTCCAAGGGCTTGGCCCCATCCCAGAGGAGCCCTTGCTCATCGCAGGCGTCAACGCTCACCTCCGTCAGCACGGCGGACTCGGATGCTGATGGACATCCTGGCCATGTTCCGCAGCGTGGTGCTTTGCTGCAGGGGAGGGAGCTGTTAGAAGGAGCCAGAAGCAGCTCAACAAGCAAAGTAAAGCGCCATGAGACAAATGGGTCTTGAGTGCACCAGGCTGGGGACCACATACAGAGGATGTGGtgtgaaagagtggtgatgcactggagcTGGGTGCCCAGGGAagcggtggagtcaccgtccctggaggtgcccaagaaacatggagatgtggcactgaggaacatggctggtgggcatggtggggaggagtggacagctggactggaa
The sequence above is a segment of the Numida meleagris isolate 19003 breed g44 Domestic line chromosome 20, NumMel1.0, whole genome shotgun sequence genome. Coding sequences within it:
- the ATP13A2 gene encoding cation-transporting ATPase 13A2 isoform X3; translation: MSSDSSRLLGSPRLGYGTLQHDTDPSCMEVSGYRSQPWRAALCHACCVLSAGLLLLLFHWRPSLGVRARCKPCALGQADWVIIRDRFGQRFTARVQTEALGEGSLEHHPGARLEDRKSSIAVGVADEEESRDTIHLHQEEHNVLRYYLFEGLRYVWMERRQAYCRVSALDEGWTCAELHLCRAGLGQQDQSSRRKIYGPNLIEVPVKSYAKLLVEEVLNPFYIFQVLSIVLWVCDAYYYYAACIFLISTISLGLSLYETRKQSTTLRNMARMSISIRVRRADGAEEAVVSSAELVPGDCISLPLDGVLVPCDAALLTGECMVNESMLTGESVPVLKTPLPDGGGAAGTIYSPKEHQRHTLFCGTHVIQARSYVGQEVLAVVTRTGFCTAKGDLISSILYPKPVTFKFYKDAVKFVLFLAVLAFIGTLYSILIMVKNQVPMGQIIIRALDLITVIVPPALPAAMTVGSIYAQNRLKKRGIFCISPPRINLCGKIRLVCFDKTGTLTEEGLDVWGVVSLEDGHFMPIVHEPRRLPAGPLLHALAACHSITLLQGQPVGDPVDLKMLESTGWRLEMAEEGDERELPGLQRFGTKVLATMNPPPEEEQPPGRKHRSPLGILRRFPFSSTLQRMSVLTKLPGDDVTWLYLKGAPEVVASLCSTETVPADFSQVLRHYSADGFRVLALACRPLSAVRSFEDALELTRDAAESDLSFLGFLVMKNVLKMESAPVITLLRNAGVRPVMVTGDNMLTAVNVARSCCMVGPTERVIFVTASPPGRDQPASVKFIPAELSQGEKQPEDAQQWDGRLHLALNGKSFAVLQEHFPDLLPKILVRATVFARMSPEQKTQLVCSLQELDYCVGMCGDGANDCGALKAADVGISLSEAEASVASPFTSCHANIECVPTVIREGRCSLVTSFGVFKYMALYSLVQFVSVLLLYTINTNLSDFQFLFFDLIITTTVAVLMGRTGPAKELGVRRPQGALISVAVLGSLLLQTALLITVQVLSYFITVSQSWYVPLNSTVTAPQNLPNYENTVLFCITGFQYLILAVAMSKGYPFREPLYTNVLFLVVLMLLFGLMIWLTLYPLGFPKTLLKLRDIDDLNFKLLLLGIATLNFFSAFVLETALDYGLLGCLRKLRRKKASRKLFKRLEKDLSQQPSWPPLNEPLFATPRMSIAVR
- the ATP13A2 gene encoding cation-transporting ATPase 13A2 isoform X4, with the protein product MEVSGYRSQPWRAALCHACCVLSAGLLLLLFHWRPSLGVRARCKPCALGQADWVIIRDRFGQRFTARVQTEALGEGSLEHHPGARLEDRKSSIAVGVADEEESRDTIHLHQEEHNVLRYYLFEGLRYVWMERRQAYCRVSALDEGWTCAELHLCRAGLGQQDQSSRRKIYGPNLIEVPVKSYAKLLVEEVLNPFYIFQVLSIVLWVCDAYYYYAACIFLISTISLGLSLYETRKQSTTLRNMARMSISIRVRRADGAEEAVVSSAELVPGDCISLPLDGVLVPCDAALLTGECMVNESMLTGESVPVLKTPLPDGGGAAGTIYSPKEHQRHTLFCGTHVIQARSYVGQEVLAVVTRTGFCTAKGDLISSILYPKPVTFKFYKDAVKFVLFLAVLAFIGTLYSILIMVKNQVPMGQIIIRALDLITVIVPPALPAAMTVGSIYAQNRLKKRGIFCISPPRINLCGKIRLVCFDKTGTLTEEGLDVWGVVSLEDGHFMPIVHEPRRLPAGPLLHALAACHSITLLQGQPVGDPVDLKMLESTGWRLEMAEEGDERELPGLQRFGTKVLATMNPPPEEEQPPGRKHRSPLGILRRFPFSSTLQRMSVLTKLPGDDVTWLYLKGAPEVVASLCSTETVPADFSQVLRHYSADGFRVLALACRPLSAVRSFEDALELTRDAAESDLSFLGFLVMKNVLKMESAPVITLLRNAGVRPVMVTGDNMLTAVNVARSCCMVGPTERVIFVTASPPGRDQPASVKFIPAELSQGEKQPEDAQQWDGRLHLALNGKSFAVLQEHFPDLLPKILVRATVFARMSPEQKTQLVCSLQELDYCVGMCGDGANDCGALKAADVGISLSEAEASVASPFTSCHANIECVPTVIREGRCSLVTSFGVFKYMALYSLVQFVSVLLLYTINTNLSDFQFLFFDLIITTTVAVLMGRTGPAKELGVRRPQGALISVAVLGSLLLQTALLITVQVLSYFITVSQSWYVPLNSTVTAPQNLPNYENTVLFCITGFQYLILAVAMSKGYPFREPLYTNVLFLVVLMLLFGLMIWLTLYPLGFPKTLLKLRDIDDLNFKLLLLGIATLNFFSAFVLETALDYGLLGCLRKLRRKKASRKLFKRLEKDLSQQPSWPPLNEPLFATPRMSIAVR
- the ATP13A2 gene encoding cation-transporting ATPase 13A2 isoform X1, which translates into the protein MRSFPAGIGAGTGAGTAAAPRFVCGRGVAVQTGCAASERSLPAPPWHRVASWAQRGAPRAASPCSVPRPGPVRSAGSSARGLWEAAGMGADSSRLLGSPRLGYGTLQHDTDPSCMEVSGYRSQPWRAALCHACCVLSAGLLLLLFHWRPSLGVRARCKPCALGQADWVIIRDRFGQRFTARVQTEALGEGSLEHHPGARLEDRKSSIAVGVADEEESRDTIHLHQEEHNVLRYYLFEGLRYVWMERRQAYCRVSALDEGWTCAELHLCRAGLGQQDQSSRRKIYGPNLIEVPVKSYAKLLVEEVLNPFYIFQVLSIVLWVCDAYYYYAACIFLISTISLGLSLYETRKQSTTLRNMARMSISIRVRRADGAEEAVVSSAELVPGDCISLPLDGVLVPCDAALLTGECMVNESMLTGESVPVLKTPLPDGGGAAGTIYSPKEHQRHTLFCGTHVIQARSYVGQEVLAVVTRTGFCTAKGDLISSILYPKPVTFKFYKDAVKFVLFLAVLAFIGTLYSILIMVKNQVPMGQIIIRALDLITVIVPPALPAAMTVGSIYAQNRLKKRGIFCISPPRINLCGKIRLVCFDKTGTLTEEGLDVWGVVSLEDGHFMPIVHEPRRLPAGPLLHALAACHSITLLQGQPVGDPVDLKMLESTGWRLEMAEEGDERELPGLQRFGTKVLATMNPPPEEEQPPGRKHRSPLGILRRFPFSSTLQRMSVLTKLPGDDVTWLYLKGAPEVVASLCSTETVPADFSQVLRHYSADGFRVLALACRPLSAVRSFEDALELTRDAAESDLSFLGFLVMKNVLKMESAPVITLLRNAGVRPVMVTGDNMLTAVNVARSCCMVGPTERVIFVTASPPGRDQPASVKFIPAELSQGEKQPEDAQQWDGRLHLALNGKSFAVLQEHFPDLLPKILVRATVFARMSPEQKTQLVCSLQELDYCVGMCGDGANDCGALKAADVGISLSEAEASVASPFTSCHANIECVPTVIREGRCSLVTSFGVFKYMALYSLVQFVSVLLLYTINTNLSDFQFLFFDLIITTTVAVLMGRTGPAKELGVRRPQGALISVAVLGSLLLQTALLITVQVLSYFITVSQSWYVPLNSTVTAPQNLPNYENTVLFCITGFQYLILAVAMSKGYPFREPLYTNVLFLVVLMLLFGLMIWLTLYPLGFPKTLLKLRDIDDLNFKLLLLGIATLNFFSAFVLETALDYGLLGCLRKLRRKKASRKLFKRLEKDLSQQPSWPPLNEPLFATPRMSIAVR
- the ATP13A2 gene encoding cation-transporting ATPase 13A2 isoform X2, whose protein sequence is MRSFPAGIGAGTGAGTAAAPRFVCGRGVAVQTGCAASERSLPAPPWHRVASWAQRGAPRAASPCSVPRPGPVRSAGSSARGLWEAAGMGADSSRLLGSPRLGYGTLQHDTDPSCMEVSGYRSQPWRAALCHACCVLSAGLLLLLFHWRPSLGVRARCKPCALGQADWVIIRDRFGQRFTARVQTEALGEGSLEHHPGARLEDRKSSIAVGVADEEESRDTIHLHQEEHNVLRYYLFEGLRYVWMERRQAYCRVSALDEGWTCAELHLCRAGLGQQDQSSRRKIYGPNLIEVPVKSYAKLLVEEVLNPFYIFQVLSIVLWVCDAYYYYAACIFLISTISLGLSLYETRKQSTTLRNMARMSISIRVRRADGEEAVVSSAELVPGDCISLPLDGVLVPCDAALLTGECMVNESMLTGESVPVLKTPLPDGGGAAGTIYSPKEHQRHTLFCGTHVIQARSYVGQEVLAVVTRTGFCTAKGDLISSILYPKPVTFKFYKDAVKFVLFLAVLAFIGTLYSILIMVKNQVPMGQIIIRALDLITVIVPPALPAAMTVGSIYAQNRLKKRGIFCISPPRINLCGKIRLVCFDKTGTLTEEGLDVWGVVSLEDGHFMPIVHEPRRLPAGPLLHALAACHSITLLQGQPVGDPVDLKMLESTGWRLEMAEEGDERELPGLQRFGTKVLATMNPPPEEEQPPGRKHRSPLGILRRFPFSSTLQRMSVLTKLPGDDVTWLYLKGAPEVVASLCSTETVPADFSQVLRHYSADGFRVLALACRPLSAVRSFEDALELTRDAAESDLSFLGFLVMKNVLKMESAPVITLLRNAGVRPVMVTGDNMLTAVNVARSCCMVGPTERVIFVTASPPGRDQPASVKFIPAELSQGEKQPEDAQQWDGRLHLALNGKSFAVLQEHFPDLLPKILVRATVFARMSPEQKTQLVCSLQELDYCVGMCGDGANDCGALKAADVGISLSEAEASVASPFTSCHANIECVPTVIREGRCSLVTSFGVFKYMALYSLVQFVSVLLLYTINTNLSDFQFLFFDLIITTTVAVLMGRTGPAKELGVRRPQGALISVAVLGSLLLQTALLITVQVLSYFITVSQSWYVPLNSTVTAPQNLPNYENTVLFCITGFQYLILAVAMSKGYPFREPLYTNVLFLVVLMLLFGLMIWLTLYPLGFPKTLLKLRDIDDLNFKLLLLGIATLNFFSAFVLETALDYGLLGCLRKLRRKKASRKLFKRLEKDLSQQPSWPPLNEPLFATPRMSIAVR